The Ricinus communis isolate WT05 ecotype wild-type chromosome 8, ASM1957865v1, whole genome shotgun sequence sequence GAACTTGCCTGTCCAATTCCTGATCATTTTAAAACAAAGAATTAATCActatcttcttttctttgccAAATAAAAACACCAAAAAGCCAAATCATGTGTGTAACCAACCTCATTCATATCTTGAGCCAAATTTTTCAATGTGTCCAGTCCTTCTGATATGATATCAAGACCTTGATCCTATGTAAATGAAAAGGCAACGGAGAAGGTGATGAAGTTTATTACCCTAGTTAAATTGTCTTGCTAAAATCCTTCAGGCATAGAATAAATGCAGCAAACTAAATTAATCAGGAATCTTACATGCCTGTTTTAACTTCCGCATTTCATACTCTTGTCTAAACTGACTTGATTCTTCACTTTGTTGAAAAAAATCACCATGAAGGTGTTCGTCTGTTTGTTGCCAGAAGTGTAACAAATTATTCATATAACCCGCATTTTAAAAGGTAAACATTATAAAGGGCATTAGAAATATTGAACACCTGATGAATCAAACTTGATAGTTTGATTTGTCAATGATCCTGCCCGTCCTCCAGCTTGTTTGGCTCCTCCTGCTGTCCCATCTGGTATGGCTTGAATCCTCTCGATCAGTCCAAGAACTAGGTCAGGACGGATGGCTTGTTCTTCTGTTGAAAGCCCTTTGACCTGTAATCACACAATTCGGTGTTACCATGCTAAGTTATGGCATTGCACAATACACCTCAAGGAAGTAGTATTCAGACAGGATGCAAAACAAAGTAAAaagtgagaaaacaataaattttgtCATTTGCTCGAACATGAAAACGAgaatcttaagaaataaagGTTATCCCAGATTGAAGAGAATTGAAGTCCAGATATGAGACTCCAATATTATATCTATAagaattattcatcatcccTTTGACATGATCTACCGCAGAACTTCAACCATATGCACATATATAAAGAAGGAGTGtaaataaatctcatgaaTCTGGATgcacatcaaaaagaaaatatataattatgccTAGCACTATAGTCTAGTATCTGAAGTGCCGGTCCCACTACAGCTAGCGGGCAGCATTGTTAATCGGTCAACCAACTTCTTCTCTCTTTACGGGTTGGAATGCAAATGATTaccaataatttaatttcaaacagCCCAATAAATATGGTCCCATAACCTTCttctaatcaaatataaaCCTAGGACCTATTCTCACCCTCTCACTGCATGAGCTGATGCCAATAAAAACATTGAAATTCACTCATTTGGAGTCTACTATTTCACGGCAATGATAGCCATACATGAAGGACATGGCCCACAGAGGAATCAGCACTATTGTGCCCCCCATCATAATGTGGCAAGTTCCTACAATATTAATGTCTATGATTGTCAAGACAAGCTACAAAGACTTGATATAGGCGACGATCATGACAAGCATATGTGTGATATCTGCAACGCATTGACtacaaaaaattgaaaagaaactCTTTAGCAGGACGTTCTGTTATATATGAGTGGGAGATATTATAACTTGCATATTGTAAAGCTGGCAACATCTAATACCCTAATATGTgctaaaatcaaaattcaatattaaaatctttGGAAAAGATGAAAAGAGTTAAACCCAGCAAGAACAAGTGACATATAAGCAAGAGAAACTAAACCAATTTCATCATTGAATTAAAGAAACCATAAACTGTTTTGACTGCTAAATTCGTAACTTCTCCACTTCCCTTTCCTACAAGCATAACTTGACTGCTTGAAATTGAAGTTCTTTCTTGTAAACTTCATTGCACGATGCAAACTACTTAGGACAGTCTGCGAATGGAAAGGAAACACAGACTATGCGGAGaataataatcaattaaattaataaacattaatttataaggCCAAGGCACTTGTTTGTCTCcttcttgttttcatttaTAATACTTTGCTGCATCCTCTTGTCTTTTACACCAACTGTTGGTAGAAACTCTTGAATTTCAACCATGTCCTTCTGGACGCCTTCACTCTATCATTTTCCTCACTTCTGACAATTTGTCACATTATGAAAATTCTTGTTTCCCCGGCCTGTCTAAATCCATAATCCATCTTCATCCGTATCATTAAccaaattacaaaaaaaagagatttaaCAATACACTTTATTGTATATATTAGAACACCAATACAATTGCAAGCTGATTAAAAGATAGCAATTTATACCGGTTTTTAAATACAAACTTAACAGTTTTGCGTTAAGACAAGCACACACAGATGcatgaaaagaaggaaaagaagtgTAGTTTTTAAGAAATTCCTGCTAACAATCACATgcaatacataaaataaattctctgCAATGCAACTTATATTTTGGATTAGACATACAATCAagatcattaaataaaaataaaaatgagaaaagtgAATTAAAATTGACCTTCTTGTTAGCCAATTTCTTGAGTTTAACAACTTCTTCAGCCAATCGAGCCTTAGTCCTACGAACCTCTGCATTTATAGCAACCGCAGAAGCCCTGTTATTCTCCATTGCTGCCACCTCAGATTTCTgcacaaaaacaaaaacatttttattatatacattTCTATTGTTTCgaaaaacaaaaaccaaaaggaaaataaaaaggaaaagattgAAACATGAAGAGCAGCATCGACGTCGGACTCAATAGAGGCATAGAGACGAGCAAAGGCATCATCGCCGTAACAATTGAGGTCACGCTGCTTGTCGATGTcgtatttctcatattttctgCATATATCATCGACTCTGAACAGAATGTCTATCACGCTCATCTTCTTCCACACAGCTCCGTTTGGATATTCTctctaaattttgattttgccATGGTCTAAGATTGGTGAGGACAAAGGAGGCGTGGAGCGTAGAATGCGGTTTTGGAGAAAGAAAACCCAGAGAATACAGCGCGCCCAATACCAGCCGCTTATTTTTGGCGGGCACGTTGTTTCCATCATAATTTTGCCACCTCACCCATTTCTAAAATAcgattatattattattttggtgAAATATGGGTCGCTTAGTTTTCTagtgaattttatttttattttttacgtgtttatttaagaaaaaatatattaaaatctttttataaatttaatttaaaaataaaatatataattacatcattataaactacttttccttttatagatttttcaCCAAATTCTTATTAAACCTTTTCATTTAGATGAATCTTATTGATGAAATATTGGGATCCCATTATTACCACTTGGGGAATTTGGAGCTTTGAAAATTCAGCAACTTCCCCTTTCTTAGCTTCCTCGTACGACAAAAATTTAGAGTTTGATCTCTAATAAATTATGTCACCTTAGCAACAACACTAAACTAATTCATCAAGTTctatatctctttttcttttcctcttttgtCAAACTTGTATCTCAGCCTGACCTTTATTGATTTCTCCTGGTTACTTGAGATAGCCTGAAAATCTCAATAAGCCAGAAAGCGAGAAAAGTTGCGCTGCCTCCGAATCGTATGGTAGACATGCAAAGATTCGAGATCATAGTGAACTGCTTTGGGTTCAGTCGCTGCCTGCTCTTCTATTCTGTTGCCCctcaaaaagaagaaaaagaaaatggagccAAATGCTCTAGGCTATTGCATTGTAGGAAACTAGCACCAAGAAATCAGTTGATTATGTGTAACTAATCGtcaatcattaaataaaaataataatgccCTCGTTTCCTAAGATGAATAAGTAAACTTTTGTGATTAGCAGCCACTGTTGCATGTTCCTATGTACTCCTTAATTAGGATGTTGTATGAATGACTGTATTGCACATTTCTTGCATTACATGCTTATAACAGTGccattattattgttgttgctGCTGCTTGTGGAAATTTTATTGAACAATGATGATTCTTTACAGTAATAAGAATTCTGAGTATTACAATGTGAGTATGCTTTGTTATATACATGATTGAGCTTGTAACAGTCCTTAAGCTACCAGTttaactcctatgttctataTCAACGTTCACTTTCTGATTTTGGATGGGTTGAAGCGACCTTTCTTCTTTAGGCAAGAAAGGTtgcttccttttttctttctgccAGGCTTGTGATGATCTGTCTGTACAGCTGAGAGCTGTACAGACCTGAGGCCATGCTCCTAGTTCCTTTATCCTTTAGTCCCTGACCTCTGGACTGGGTAAGGCTTTCTTCTGTTGgtcttcaacactccccctcaagatGGATTCGAACAAGTTGATAGAACCCATCTTGCTAAGAAGATTTTGATAGTGTACTTTGTCAAGCACTTTTGTGAGTATATCCGCTAATTGTTCGTTGCTTCTAACAAATGGGGTTTCAATTTCTCCAGATTGGACCTTTTCTCTTATGAAATGACAGTTAACCTCTATGTGTTTGATTCGTTCATGAAAGAATGGATTTGATGCGATGTGTCTAGTTGCCTGATTATCGTAGTATATTTTCATAAGTCCTTTGCATTCTATTTTCATGTTGGCTAGTACTTGTTTGATCCAAATGAGTTCACTAGCGGTTGAAGCCATGGCTCAATATTCTGCTTCTACGCTGGATCTTGCGGTCACAAACTGTTTTTTGCTTCTCCAAGTCACTAGGTTTCCTTCTATGAAGGTGCAGAATCCTGAAGTTGACTTTCTGTCACAACTTCCTACCCAATCTGCGTCGGAGAAACCAACAAtagtattagtattattattatttttcatccaaatACCTTGTCCGGGGGTGCCCTTAATATATCTGAGAATTCTATCAATAACATCTAAGTGAGAGGTACGAGGAGCATGCATAAACTGGCTAACCATGCTTACTGCATAGGTAATATCCGGTCTAGTGACAATCAGATAAATCAATTTTCCTAGTAGACGTTGGTAGTGACTATGTTACTTAGAGGGTCACCATCTTCTAAGTTGAGCTTTGTTTTTGCCTCCATAGGGGTATTTATAGGTTTGGCTCCTATTTTTCCTATTTCCCTTAGCAAGTCAAGGACGTACTTTCTTTAGGACAGAAATATGCCTTTATATGATTTGACTATTTCTATCCCAAGGAAGTAAGACAGTTGATCGAGATCTTTAATATCAAATTccctttttaatttcaattttacttCTTCAATCTCTTTATTGTTGTTGCCGGTTATGATAATGTCATCTACATATACTAGAATAATAATGGTACTTATGTGAGTGTGCTTTACAAATATAGAGGAATCAGAAGAGCACTTatggaaattaatttttagaagaaaatggcttagcttggcataccatgctcttgGAGATTGTTTCAATCCGTAGATTGCCTTTTTCAGCTTACATACCTGGGAATGATATGATGTAGCCTTGTGACTGGGAGGAAGTGTCATGTAGACTTCTTCTTATAGAGACCCTTGAAAAAATGCATTTTTAACATCCATTTGGAATAGGCTCCATCCTGAATTAGTGACAACAGACAATAAAATACGGACTGTACTCATTTTTGTTACAGGAGCAAAAGTTTTCTGGTAGTCAACCCCATAGATTTGGGTGAACCCTTTTGCCACTAACCTAGCCTTATATCAGTCTATTATTCCATCATgcctatattttattttatataccaACTTACATCCTACGGGTTTTTTATTTGGTAGTAAGGGAATGAGTTCCCAGGTGCCATTTCTTTCTAGGGCCTGAAGTTCCTCCTCCATAGCCTTACACCAATTGGAGTTGGTGTTAGCTTCATAAAAGGAGGTAGGTTTGGTATGTTTAGTGAGACTTCCTAGCTTTATACTGACTTGATATGGACTTGTAAGTAATAAAGTGTTGGATAGGATATGATACCTCGTGGGACACATAGTCTCTTAACCTGATAGGAGGCCTGGTGGATCGAGTAGATCTGCGTAAGGCAATTTCTTCCTGTGGCTCATTATCAATATCTCCCCCTGAAGGAATTGCCTAAGAGTTTTAGGCAGACTCCCTATCAGAATAAGTGTCCTGTGCTGAGCtgtcaaaagaagaaatattatgcgaaaataacaatttatgAGATTCAGTGGTGCTGATTGGATCATGGGGATAGTAGGATTCATGTTCAGCAAAGGAAATGTCCTGAGAAAATAAGTTTTGTGAGTGGTAGGGTCATAACACTTGTACCCCTTCTTTTCAGAGTAGTACCCTAAGAACAGAGCTTTAGCGGAGCTTTTGTCGAGTTTATGCTGCCTTTTGATGTGAACAAAGCTAGTACAGCCAAAGACGCGTAGATGACCAAGATCGATTTTTCAACCTTTGAGAATTTCTAGTGGGCTGAGATTGTTTAATTTGACACTAGGTAGGCGATTGATGAGGTATGTGGCGGTTAGGAGAGCATCCGATCAAAAAATATTGAGAACATTGTGTTAGAAAAGTAAAGTCCGAGTGACTTTAAGAAGATGCCTGTTTTTTTGTTCTGAAACTCCATTTTGTCGGGAGTATTAACACAAGTAGTTTGATGGAGAATACTTTTGTTTgtaagaaattcaaaaaaaaatttgttaacGTATTCAATGCTATTGTCATAAcgaaaaattttaatgttgGCATTATATTGATTGtgaataaaattgaagaaattttgaaagcaagtaaagacttcatttttttcattttaataagtAGAGCCAACTAATGTGagaataatcatcaataaatgtGACAAAATAATGGAAATGGTTATAAGAAGTGACATGGGCcggtccccaaacatcagagtgaattaattcaaaaaaaaaaattcagagGTACTTGAAGATAAAGGAAAAGGCAATCGTGTATGGTTGAAAAACTTGCAGATATCACAActagaatttaatttgtaagGAAAAAGCTTGTTTAAAACTTGGTCGGATGGATGGCCAAACCGCCGATGCATCAGCATCCCTTGATCTACCGGGTTCGTCGACGCAAGACATTGGGTGATGGAGTCTTGGAGGTAGTAAAGGCCATTTTTACAATATCCTTCACCAATCATCATCCCTATGATGCGATCCTGAAACATGACTGAAGTAGGTGAGAATATGacattacaatttaaatgACGAATAATTTTGCCAACAGATAATAAATTGGATTTAAAATCaggtaataataaaatattaggtATAGTTTTATGAAGAAGAGTAGAGGTGCCACAGCCAGAAATCTGAGCCTGACCACCATTTGCAACAATCACATGCTGAGACTCAATTGGAAAAAAAAGTGTGAAGTTTTGTGGGTCCCATATCATGTGATCAGTTGCTCCTgaatcaataatccaatcGTGAGAGTGAAAAATAGTAGAGTGACTTTCAGAGTTAGAAACTGAACCTAACCCATGGGATTTTTGTTGATTGACAAGCGATTGGAGCTGGGAAATGAGCTGGGAGAGTTGCAAATTTTCTGTTGAATCGGGCCGGATCTGCTGATGAAAACGGGTTGGATCCGAATTTGGCCAGTTGGGCGGGTCAGGTCGGGTCAGGTTGGATTGCTAAGCTTGGGTCGGATGAAGTCCGTGGGCTCAAATTGCTTAAAATTACCCGCTCCAAACCACGGACTCGACCCGCGAAATTGGCTACATACATCGCCCTGCAACCCTTCCTCATTATTCTCTCCATTTTTAGGGTTGGCGAGGCAGATGCCGCCAAACCTTTTCTCCCTTCTTTCCCTTATGCCTCCGCCTCCATCTCTATTGTTAGCGTGAATTCCTCGGTCTCCTCGACCATGAGACGGTCGCAGGTGAGGGTGAAGGTGTCAGCACCTGTCGTGGGTGTGACCCTGCCTTCGGCAGTGGTTGCACCTTTCGACAGGGACAGGCGCTCCCCTCATGCTCAGTGTTTCGATTTGGTCTAAGTGCTGAGTAAGGAACGCTCGATTTTCTGAGCCTTCGAGGCTAGAACTGGTGTTCATGGTAGCGCGTCGGGTCTCTTCCTGTTGGATAGAGGCCATGACCGCGTCAATCCTTGGAAGGCTGTTAGACAGAAGGATTTGCGATCACAAACCTTCGTAGCTGGAATCTAGACCCCCAGGTAAGTATAAACAAGGTCTTGCTCCTCCCTTCTCTGTAATTCTTCGGGGTTGTTTGTTTGTGGTAAGTAACTCTGCAATTCTTCCCATCTCGTTAAGATTTATGTTGCATATTCTGAGGAACTTTTGATTCCCTGTGTGATTTGCGAAAGCTCTTGTTTGAGTCTAAAAATATGagcaaaattattttgatgcCCGTAGAGTCCCTTCATTCCCAAATTGCTTGTGATGACTCCATTAGAATACAAAGTTGGGAAATTTGTGTTTTCATGGTGTTGGTGATCATTGACATGACCAAATAGTCAGTCGTTTGCCACTCCTCCATCTTTTCCAATTCTTTCTCTGTTGGAGCCTCTGGATTTACTGGTTTTGGTCTTTGTTTACTTCCAGTGTTGAATCCCAGTTTCTTTCTGCCGCTGAGACCAATG is a genomic window containing:
- the LOC8286034 gene encoding syntaxin-72 encodes the protein MSVIDILFRVDDICRKYEKYDIDKQRDLNCYGDDAFARLYASIESDVDAALHKSEVAAMENNRASAVAINAEVRRTKARLAEEVVKLKKLANKKVKGLSTEEQAIRPDLVLGLIERIQAIPDGTAGGAKQAGGRAGSLTNQTIKFDSSDEHLHGDFFQQSEESSQFRQEYEMRKLKQDQGLDIISEGLDTLKNLAQDMNEELDRQVPLIDEIDTKVDKATSDLKNTNVRLKQTLVQIRYSRNFCIDIILLCVILGVASYIYNILR